A region of Rhodamnia argentea isolate NSW1041297 chromosome 9, ASM2092103v1, whole genome shotgun sequence DNA encodes the following proteins:
- the LOC115755996 gene encoding LOW QUALITY PROTEIN: protein TIFY 5A-like (The sequence of the model RefSeq protein was modified relative to this genomic sequence to represent the inferred CDS: deleted 1 base in 1 codon): MKRSFDLELRLQPYSIPDFLASSGSSSSSTGSAECSPEEQQKLTIFYDGKVCASAVTELQARQIILLANRETEERSSKTPTGSEPSTPSLWSQPSTPNVQPQVYSSTGLSMKRSLQKFLQKRQHRIQATSPYHH, from the exons ATGAAGAGGAGCTTCGATCTCGAGCTTCGGCTCCAGCCGTATTCCATCCCCGATTTCCTGGCGTCGTCggggtcgtcgtcgtcgtcgacggGATCTGCTGAGTGCTCGCCGGAAGAGCAGCAGAAGTTGACCATATTCTATGATGGCAAAGTCTGTGCGTCCGCTGTTACTGAACTGCAG GCCAGACAAATAATTCTGCTTGCAAACAGAGAAACGGAGGAGAGAAGCAGCAAGACTCCAACT GGCTCGGAGCCCTCGACGCCGAGTTTATGGTCTCAACCCTCAACGCCGAATGTGCAGCCTCAGGTCTACAGCTCCACAGGCCTCTCAATGAAGAGGTCTCTGCAGAAATTCCTCCAGAAGCGGCAGCATCGGATCCAAGCCACATCTCCTTATCACCATTAG